CTGCATCCCATTCTTCCTCGGTGTTAGTTGTTGCTGACCTTGAGCTCCCATGAGAGCCACCATTTAGATCCTTAATGCCTTTGGGTAGGTCAGGCGTGCTGCTGCCGGATGATGCAGCAGCCCTAACCTGCTCGAAAAAGAGCACCTGCACAACTACACGCAATGGGAGTCTCTCATTCTGCACGGCATGCATGCACGCATCAACTGATAGCTTCTTGCAGTCCATCAGCTTGCATATCCTTTTCCTCTCGCTCTTGCTGATCCCCGGGTGCTCCTGCATCAAGACACAGCAAAGAATGCAACTCTATTTAGATATTTCCTAGCAAAAATAACCAGATTAAACTTGAATTCAACAGCAGTAAGAATTGTCAGCACTTTGATAGATAACAAAAATTTCTAGTCTCAAACCCTAATACGACAAAATGTAAAGCATGTTTTACACCATGGAGTTTGCAATTTAATGCATATGCACCATAAAAATCGTTTGAGAAACTCTTACCTTTAGATACATGTCAATGGCGCGGTAAAGCCCGTCATGAGCAGGCCTAGAGATACCAGACACCATCTCAGCAAGATCAACAAAATTCGATAAGGGTAGATTGGGATCCTTAGAAATTTCAGCAAGGTATCCATCTATCAGTTTTGCCACCATCAGCTTTGAAGCATCTGATAAAATCCCTGGCCTTCTTGTCCCCAGAAGCTCATGCCTTGTTTCTAGTGATTCAATCTCAGCATTCTGATCTTGCATTAGGAACTCTTGTACTATTTTCTGTACTGTATTAACATCATACATTGTAGCACCATCTTCTGGTGCTCGTATCAAAAGATCATGTACAGAAGCCTCCTCCAGTTGCTGTCCTAGTCTCCTCACCAGCTCGCCCTTAGCCATCTCCCCCAAGTCCAGAGAAATGGAAGCTTTCAACAACTTGAGCAAGAAACTACAAGAGACACTGCCTTTCTCTGCAGGCAACAGCCACACTATTGCATCTACTATTGACCGATGCTTTACCATATCTCCAGACTGAATCGTACCCTTGCTGAATCCATGCAACCTTCTATAAGCATAGGCCTTTAAGGCTTCTCCAATCACATCATTAGAAACTATCCCTTTGTTTTTAATATTCATTAGAACACGCTTATATAGATCGTTTTCAAGCTCACACAAATCCTCAACCCACCAGTCATTTGGCACTAGACGATTTCTG
The sequence above is drawn from the Alnus glutinosa chromosome 11, dhAlnGlut1.1, whole genome shotgun sequence genome and encodes:
- the LOC133881971 gene encoding BTB/POZ domain-containing protein NPY2 isoform X1; its protein translation is MKFMKLGSKPDSFQTDGNNVRYVSSDLSTDIVLIVGDVKFYLHKFPLLSKSARLQKLVATTNEENTDEVHISDIPGGPAAFEICAKFCYGMTVTLNAYNVVAARCAAEYLEMNETMERGNLIYKIDVFLSSSIFRSWKDSIIALQTTKFLLPLSEDLKVVSSCIESIATKACVDVSKVDWSYTYNRKKLPEENGNDLNCNGVRNRLVPNDWWVEDLCELENDLYKRVLMNIKNKGIVSNDVIGEALKAYAYRRLHGFSKGTIQSGDMVKHRSIVDAIVWLLPAEKGSVSCSFLLKLLKASISLDLGEMAKGELVRRLGQQLEEASVHDLLIRAPEDGATMYDVNTVQKIVQEFLMQDQNAEIESLETRHELLGTRRPGILSDASKLMVAKLIDGYLAEISKDPNLPLSNFVDLAEMVSGISRPAHDGLYRAIDMYLKEHPGISKSERKRICKLMDCKKLSVDACMHAVQNERLPLRVVVQVLFFEQVRAAASSGSSTPDLPKGIKDLNGGSHGSSRSATTNTEEEWDAVATAEELKALKGELAALRLGNGVGVSERNGDGKSNVDKAAISKMKGLLKSKNIFSKLWSSKGGQGENSGSDSSDSLGSANPEEVKSTPSRNRRHSVS
- the LOC133881971 gene encoding BTB/POZ domain-containing protein NPY2 isoform X2, coding for MTVTLNAYNVVAARCAAEYLEMNETMERGNLIYKIDVFLSSSIFRSWKDSIIALQTTKFLLPLSEDLKVVSSCIESIATKACVDVSKVDWSYTYNRKKLPEENGNDLNCNGVRNRLVPNDWWVEDLCELENDLYKRVLMNIKNKGIVSNDVIGEALKAYAYRRLHGFSKGTIQSGDMVKHRSIVDAIVWLLPAEKGSVSCSFLLKLLKASISLDLGEMAKGELVRRLGQQLEEASVHDLLIRAPEDGATMYDVNTVQKIVQEFLMQDQNAEIESLETRHELLGTRRPGILSDASKLMVAKLIDGYLAEISKDPNLPLSNFVDLAEMVSGISRPAHDGLYRAIDMYLKEHPGISKSERKRICKLMDCKKLSVDACMHAVQNERLPLRVVVQVLFFEQVRAAASSGSSTPDLPKGIKDLNGGSHGSSRSATTNTEEEWDAVATAEELKALKGELAALRLGNGVGVSERNGDGKSNVDKAAISKMKGLLKSKNIFSKLWSSKGGQGENSGSDSSDSLGSANPEEVKSTPSRNRRHSVS